The Pseudomonas sp. R4-35-07 genome contains a region encoding:
- the fadB gene encoding fatty acid oxidation complex subunit alpha FadB: protein MIYEGKAITVKALESGIVELKFDLKGESVNKFNRLTLNELRQAVDTIKADASVKGVIVSSGKDVFIVGADITEFVDNFKLPDAELVAGNLEANKIFSDFEDLNVPTVAAINGIALGGGLEMCLAADFRVMSATAKIGLPEVKLGIYPGFGGTVRLPRLIGADNAIEWIAAGKENRAEDALKVGAVDAVVAPDKLAEAALNLLKGAISGEFDYKAKRQPKLEKIKLNAIEQMMSFETAKGFVAGQAGPNYPAPVEAIKTIQKAANFGRDKALEVEAAGFVKLAKTSAAQSLIGLFLNDQELKKKAKAYDEIAKDVKQAAVLGAGIMGGGIAYQSASKGTPILMKDINEHGIEQGLAEAAKLLVGRVDKGRMTAAKMAEVLNGIRPTLSYGDFGHVDLVVEAVVENPKVKQAVLAEVEAQVKDDTILASNTSTISISLLAKALKRPENFVGMHFFNPVHMMPLVEVIRGEKSSELAIATTVAYAKKMGKNPIVVNDCPGFLVNRVLFPYFGGFAKLVSAGVDFVRIDKVMEKFGWPMGPAYLMDVVGIDTGHHGRDVMAEGFPDRMKDDRRSAIDALYEAKRLGQKNGKGFYAYEADKKGKQKKVADPSVHEVLAPVIYEQREVSDEDIINWMMIALCLETVRCLEDGIVETAAEADMGLVYGIGFPPFRGGALRYIDSIGVAEFVALADKYADLGPLYHPTAKLREMAKNGQSFFG from the coding sequence ATGATTTACGAAGGTAAAGCCATCACGGTTAAGGCTCTTGAAAGTGGCATCGTCGAATTGAAATTCGACCTCAAGGGTGAGTCCGTCAACAAGTTCAACCGTCTAACCCTGAACGAACTGCGTCAGGCCGTAGACACCATCAAAGCAGATGCTTCGGTCAAGGGCGTGATCGTCTCCAGCGGCAAGGACGTGTTCATCGTCGGCGCTGACATCACCGAATTCGTCGACAACTTCAAGCTGCCCGATGCCGAGCTGGTGGCTGGCAACCTCGAAGCCAACAAGATTTTCAGCGATTTCGAAGACCTCAACGTACCCACCGTTGCTGCAATTAACGGTATCGCCCTGGGCGGCGGCCTGGAAATGTGCCTGGCGGCAGACTTTCGTGTCATGTCCGCTACCGCCAAGATCGGTCTGCCTGAAGTCAAGCTGGGCATCTACCCGGGCTTCGGCGGCACCGTGCGCCTGCCGCGCCTGATCGGTGCCGACAACGCCATCGAATGGATTGCCGCCGGCAAGGAAAACCGTGCTGAAGACGCGCTGAAAGTCGGTGCTGTCGATGCCGTGGTTGCCCCGGACAAACTGGCCGAAGCCGCGCTGAACCTGCTCAAGGGCGCCATCAGCGGCGAATTCGACTACAAGGCCAAGCGTCAGCCGAAGCTGGAAAAGATCAAGCTCAACGCCATCGAACAAATGATGTCGTTCGAAACCGCCAAAGGTTTCGTGGCAGGCCAAGCCGGCCCGAATTACCCGGCACCGGTCGAAGCGATCAAGACCATCCAGAAGGCCGCGAACTTCGGTCGCGACAAAGCCCTGGAAGTGGAAGCGGCAGGCTTCGTCAAATTGGCGAAAACCTCGGCTGCACAGAGCCTGATCGGCTTGTTCCTGAACGATCAGGAATTGAAGAAAAAGGCCAAGGCCTACGACGAAATCGCCAAGGACGTGAAACAGGCCGCCGTACTGGGCGCCGGTATCATGGGCGGCGGTATCGCTTACCAGTCGGCGTCCAAAGGCACGCCGATCCTGATGAAAGACATCAACGAGCACGGTATCGAGCAGGGCCTGGCGGAAGCCGCCAAACTGCTGGTGGGCCGCGTTGATAAGGGTCGTATGACCGCTGCGAAAATGGCTGAAGTGCTTAACGGCATTCGTCCTACGCTGTCCTACGGCGATTTCGGCCACGTCGACCTGGTCGTCGAAGCCGTTGTCGAGAACCCGAAGGTCAAGCAGGCGGTATTGGCTGAAGTCGAAGCCCAGGTCAAAGACGACACCATCCTGGCTTCCAACACCTCGACCATTTCCATCAGCTTGCTGGCCAAGGCCCTCAAGCGTCCGGAAAACTTCGTCGGCATGCACTTCTTCAACCCGGTGCACATGATGCCGCTGGTGGAAGTGATCCGTGGCGAGAAGTCCAGCGAGCTGGCTATTGCCACCACCGTTGCCTACGCCAAGAAAATGGGCAAGAACCCGATCGTGGTCAATGACTGCCCGGGCTTTTTAGTCAACCGCGTACTGTTCCCGTACTTTGGCGGTTTCGCCAAACTGGTCAGCGCCGGTGTGGACTTCGTGCGCATCGACAAGGTCATGGAAAAATTCGGCTGGCCAATGGGCCCGGCGTACCTGATGGACGTGGTCGGCATCGACACCGGCCACCACGGTCGCGACGTCATGGCTGAAGGCTTCCCGGACCGCATGAAAGACGACCGCCGCTCGGCGATCGACGCACTCTACGAAGCCAAGCGCCTGGGCCAGAAGAACGGCAAGGGCTTCTATGCCTACGAGGCTGACAAGAAGGGCAAGCAGAAGAAAGTGGCCGACCCGTCGGTGCACGAAGTACTCGCACCCGTCATCTACGAGCAGCGTGAGGTGTCCGATGAGGACATCATCAACTGGATGATGATCGCCCTGTGCCTGGAAACCGTACGTTGCCTGGAAGACGGCATCGTCGAGACCGCCGCCGAAGCCGATATGGGCCTGGTGTACGGTATTGGTTTCCCTCCGTTCCGTGGTGGTGCGCTGCGTTACATCGACTCGATCGGTGTGGCCGAGTTCGTTGCCCTGGCTGACAAATACGCTGATCTGGGCCCGCTGTACCACCCGACCGCGAAGCTGCGTGAAATGGCCAAGAATGGCCAGAGCTTCTTCGGTTAA
- the fadA gene encoding acetyl-CoA C-acyltransferase FadA — MSLNPRDVVIVDFGRTPMGRSKGGMHRNTRAEDMSAHLISKLLERNVKVDPNEVEDVIWGCVNQTLEQGWNIARMASLMTQIPHTAAGQTVSRLCGSSMSALHTAAQAIMTGNGDVFVVGGVEHMGHVSMMHGVDPNPHMSLYAAKASGMMGLTAEMLGKMHGITREAQDAFGLRSHQLAHKATVEGKFKDEIIPMNGYDENGFLKLFDYDETIRPDTTLESLAALKPAFNPKGGTVTAGTSSQITDGASCMIVMSAQRAQDLGIQPLAVIRSMAVAGVDPAIMGYGPVPATQKALKRAGLTISDIDFFELNEAFAAQALPVLKDLKVLDKMNEKVNLHGGAIALGHPFGCSGARISGTLLNVMKQNGGNLGVATMCIGLGQGITTVFERV, encoded by the coding sequence ATGAGCTTGAATCCAAGAGACGTCGTGATCGTCGACTTCGGTCGTACGCCGATGGGCCGCTCCAAGGGCGGCATGCACCGCAACACCCGTGCCGAAGATATGTCGGCGCACCTGATCAGCAAGCTGCTGGAACGCAACGTCAAGGTTGACCCGAACGAAGTCGAAGACGTGATCTGGGGCTGTGTGAACCAGACCCTGGAGCAGGGCTGGAACATCGCGCGCATGGCCTCCTTGATGACCCAGATCCCGCACACTGCGGCCGGCCAGACCGTGAGCCGCCTGTGCGGTTCGTCGATGAGCGCGCTGCACACGGCCGCCCAGGCGATCATGACCGGTAACGGTGATGTGTTCGTGGTCGGCGGCGTCGAGCACATGGGCCACGTCAGCATGATGCACGGCGTCGACCCTAACCCGCACATGTCGCTGTATGCGGCGAAAGCCTCGGGCATGATGGGCCTCACCGCAGAAATGCTCGGCAAGATGCACGGCATTACCCGCGAGGCCCAGGACGCGTTCGGCCTGCGCTCCCACCAACTCGCCCACAAGGCGACCGTGGAAGGCAAGTTCAAGGATGAAATCATCCCGATGAACGGCTATGACGAGAACGGTTTCCTGAAGTTGTTCGACTACGACGAAACCATTCGTCCGGACACCACCCTGGAAAGCCTGGCGGCGCTCAAGCCGGCGTTCAATCCCAAGGGCGGCACCGTGACTGCCGGTACGTCGTCGCAAATCACCGACGGTGCTTCGTGCATGATCGTGATGTCGGCGCAACGTGCCCAGGACCTGGGAATCCAGCCGCTGGCGGTGATCCGCTCGATGGCCGTGGCGGGTGTGGACCCGGCGATCATGGGCTATGGTCCAGTACCGGCCACACAAAAAGCCTTGAAGCGCGCGGGCCTGACCATCTCCGATATCGACTTCTTCGAGCTTAACGAAGCTTTCGCCGCACAGGCCCTGCCAGTGTTGAAAGATCTGAAAGTACTCGACAAGATGAATGAGAAGGTTAACCTGCACGGCGGCGCGATTGCCCTGGGCCACCCATTCGGTTGCTCCGGTGCCCGCATCTCCGGCACATTGCTGAACGTGATGAAGCAAAATGGCGGTAACCTTGGGGTTGCAACCATGTGCATTGGTCTCGGCCAAGGCATTACCACCGTCTTCGAACGCGTCTAA
- a CDS encoding DUF1653 domain-containing protein, producing the protein MKVEPGLYQHYKGPQYRVFSVAQHSETEEEMVFYQALYGDYGFWVRPLSMFLETVEVDGEQVPRFALVQAEPSLFKGQ; encoded by the coding sequence ATGAAAGTCGAACCCGGGCTCTACCAGCATTACAAGGGGCCGCAGTACCGCGTTTTCAGCGTGGCGCAGCACTCCGAGACCGAAGAAGAAATGGTGTTCTACCAAGCACTGTATGGCGATTACGGCTTTTGGGTACGCCCGTTGAGCATGTTCCTGGAGACCGTCGAGGTTGACGGCGAGCAGGTCCCGCGCTTTGCTTTGGTCCAGGCCGAACCCAGTCTTTTTAAAGGGCAATAA
- the topA gene encoding type I DNA topoisomerase, whose amino-acid sequence MGKSLVIVESPAKAKTINKYLGNEYVVKSSIGHIRDLPTSGSASASKEPAAKRGKAAAGEGPVLTPKEKARKQLVSRMGVDPDHGWKAKYEILPGKEKVIEELRRLAKDADTIYLATDLDREGEAIAWHLREAIGGDDSRYKRVVFNEITKKAIQEAFSKPGELDIDRVNAQQARRFLDRVVGYMVSPLLWAKIARGLSAGRVQSVAVKLVVEREREIRAFNPEEYWEVHADLGTAKGNNVRFEVAREKGEAFKPLNEAQAMAALEKLKASSYSIVKREDKPTSSKPSAPFITSTLQQAASNRLGFGVKKTMMMAQRLYEAGYITYMRTDSTNLSQDAVAMARTYIESEFGKKYLPEKPNVYSSKEGAQEAHEAIRPSDANTEPSKLSGMERDAERLYELIWRQFLACQMLPAQYLSTTVSVGAGDFELRAKGRILKFDGYTRVMPQIAKPGDDDVLPDMAQGDTLKLIKLDPSQHFTKPPARYSEASLVKEMEKRGIGRPSTYAAIISTIQDRGYVALHNRRFYSEKMGDIVTERLSESFSNLMDYGFTAGMEENLDDVAQGERDWKSVLDEFYGDFKKKLEVAESPESGMRANQPVMTDIPCLTCGRPMQIRTASTGVFLGCSGYSLPPKERCKATVNLVPGDEIAADDEGESESLVLRGKHRCPICSTAMDAYLLDEKHKLHICGNNPDCNGYEIEEGTYRIKGYEGPSLECDKCGSEMQLKTGRFGKFFGCTNPTCKNTRKLLKSGDAAPPKMDPVKMPELKCEKVNDTYILRDGASGLFLAASQFPKNRETRAPLVLEIVPHKDEIDPKYHFLCEAPKKDPDGRPAVIRYSRKTKEQYVQTEVDGKPTGWKAFYDGGKWKVEDKRQGA is encoded by the coding sequence ATGGGCAAATCGCTGGTCATTGTGGAATCCCCGGCTAAGGCCAAGACCATCAACAAGTACTTGGGCAACGAGTACGTGGTGAAGTCGAGTATCGGCCATATCCGAGACCTGCCCACCAGCGGTTCGGCTAGCGCCAGCAAGGAGCCTGCCGCCAAGCGCGGCAAGGCGGCCGCGGGCGAAGGTCCGGTGCTCACGCCTAAAGAGAAAGCGCGCAAGCAGCTGGTCTCGCGCATGGGTGTGGACCCGGATCATGGCTGGAAGGCCAAGTACGAAATCCTTCCGGGCAAGGAAAAGGTCATCGAAGAGCTGCGCCGGCTCGCCAAAGATGCCGACACCATCTATCTCGCGACGGACTTGGACCGCGAAGGGGAAGCCATTGCGTGGCACCTGCGCGAAGCCATCGGCGGTGATGACAGCCGCTACAAGCGCGTGGTGTTCAACGAAATCACCAAGAAAGCCATCCAGGAAGCCTTCTCCAAGCCGGGCGAGCTGGACATCGACCGCGTCAACGCCCAGCAGGCGCGGCGCTTCCTCGACCGCGTCGTGGGCTACATGGTCTCGCCGCTGCTGTGGGCAAAAATCGCCCGTGGCCTGTCCGCCGGCCGTGTGCAGTCGGTGGCGGTGAAGCTGGTGGTGGAGCGTGAGCGTGAGATTCGTGCGTTCAACCCCGAAGAATATTGGGAAGTCCACGCTGACCTCGGCACTGCCAAGGGCAACAACGTGCGCTTTGAAGTGGCCCGCGAGAAAGGCGAGGCCTTCAAACCGCTGAACGAAGCCCAGGCCATGGCCGCGCTGGAGAAGCTCAAGGCCTCCAGCTACAGCATCGTCAAGCGCGAAGACAAGCCGACCAGCAGCAAGCCGTCGGCACCGTTCATCACCTCCACCCTGCAGCAGGCCGCGAGCAACCGCCTGGGCTTCGGTGTGAAGAAAACCATGATGATGGCCCAGCGTCTGTACGAAGCCGGCTACATCACTTACATGCGTACCGACTCCACCAACCTGTCGCAAGACGCGGTGGCGATGGCGCGTACTTATATCGAAAGCGAGTTCGGCAAGAAGTACCTGCCGGAAAAGCCAAACGTCTACAGCAGCAAGGAAGGCGCCCAGGAGGCTCACGAAGCGATTCGTCCTTCCGATGCCAACACCGAGCCGAGCAAGCTGAGCGGCATGGAGCGCGACGCCGAGCGCCTCTACGAGCTGATCTGGCGCCAGTTCCTGGCCTGCCAGATGCTGCCGGCGCAATACCTGTCCACCACCGTCAGCGTGGGGGCGGGCGACTTTGAGCTGCGTGCCAAGGGCCGGATCCTCAAGTTCGACGGTTATACCCGTGTAATGCCGCAAATCGCCAAGCCTGGCGACGACGATGTGCTACCGGACATGGCTCAGGGCGATACGTTGAAGCTGATCAAGCTTGACCCGTCCCAGCACTTCACCAAGCCGCCGGCGCGTTATTCGGAAGCCAGCCTGGTGAAAGAGATGGAGAAACGCGGCATCGGTCGTCCTTCTACCTATGCGGCGATCATCTCTACCATCCAGGACCGTGGCTACGTGGCGCTGCACAACCGCCGCTTCTATTCGGAAAAAATGGGTGACATCGTCACCGAGCGTCTGTCCGAGAGTTTCTCCAACCTGATGGACTACGGCTTCACCGCCGGCATGGAAGAGAACCTCGATGACGTGGCCCAGGGCGAACGCGACTGGAAGAGCGTGCTGGACGAGTTCTACGGCGACTTCAAGAAAAAACTCGAAGTGGCCGAGAGCCCTGAGAGCGGTATGCGTGCCAACCAGCCGGTCATGACCGACATTCCGTGCCTCACCTGCGGCCGGCCGATGCAGATTCGTACAGCGTCCACCGGCGTGTTCCTGGGGTGCTCGGGCTACAGCCTGCCGCCCAAAGAGCGCTGCAAGGCCACCGTCAACCTGGTGCCGGGCGATGAAATCGCGGCGGATGACGAGGGTGAATCCGAATCGCTGGTGTTGCGTGGCAAGCACCGTTGCCCGATCTGCAGCACGGCGATGGACGCTTACCTGCTGGATGAAAAGCATAAGCTGCACATCTGCGGTAACAACCCGGATTGCAACGGTTACGAGATTGAAGAGGGCACCTACCGCATCAAAGGCTACGAAGGTCCGAGCCTGGAGTGCGACAAGTGCGGCAGCGAGATGCAGCTCAAGACCGGCCGTTTCGGCAAGTTCTTCGGTTGCACCAACCCAACCTGCAAGAACACCCGCAAACTGCTGAAGAGCGGTGACGCGGCGCCGCCGAAGATGGACCCGGTGAAGATGCCTGAACTCAAGTGCGAGAAGGTCAACGACACCTACATCCTGCGCGACGGTGCTTCGGGCCTGTTCCTGGCGGCCAGCCAGTTCCCGAAAAACCGCGAGACCCGTGCCCCGCTGGTGCTGGAAATCGTACCGCACAAGGATGAGATCGATCCGAAGTACCACTTCCTGTGTGAAGCGCCGAAGAAGGACCCGGATGGTCGCCCAGCCGTGATCCGCTATAGCCGCAAAACCAAGGAGCAGTACGTGCAGACCGAAGTCGACGGCAAGCCTACCGGCTGGAAAGCGTTCTACGACGGCGGCAAGTGGAAGGTCGAGGACAAGCGCCAGGGCGCTTGA
- a CDS encoding DUF6586 family protein yields the protein MANELYTRTNQKIYFAGLSLEALGRAEAGKEMNAIALVQAGREAALFHLYGALLGLCHEIAGFYRLPQAGSPRAEMIMARDVLETMAIPELAELVEMAQSPDSWVARLLKAHADMFQPPRVPHVPKGDVTQPLIVAVALEADEPKPLSREELESWRQELKKLALRFREGLSEC from the coding sequence ATGGCCAACGAACTCTATACCCGTACCAACCAGAAAATTTACTTCGCGGGGTTGTCCCTGGAAGCCCTTGGTCGTGCCGAGGCGGGCAAGGAGATGAATGCTATCGCGCTGGTCCAGGCGGGGCGTGAAGCCGCTCTGTTTCACCTGTACGGCGCCTTGCTGGGGTTATGCCATGAAATCGCCGGGTTCTACCGCTTGCCCCAGGCCGGTTCGCCCCGCGCGGAAATGATCATGGCCCGAGACGTGCTGGAAACCATGGCTATCCCGGAATTGGCCGAGCTGGTGGAAATGGCCCAGAGCCCGGACAGTTGGGTAGCCCGCCTGCTCAAGGCGCACGCCGACATGTTCCAACCGCCCCGCGTTCCCCATGTACCCAAGGGGGATGTGACGCAGCCATTGATCGTGGCGGTTGCATTGGAGGCGGATGAGCCCAAGCCTTTGAGCCGTGAAGAGCTGGAAAGCTGGCGTCAGGAACTGAAAAAGCTGGCGTTGCGCTTTCGCGAAGGTTTGAGCGAGTGCTGA
- the sulA gene encoding SOS-induced cell division inhibitor SulA has protein sequence MQLLHTPQHTQLSLFEAFMAQPLAPILKETVEAPWSCEPEVFSELSLRGAAGSCLSLLAPILRELSEEQDARWLTLIAPPASLTQAWLRDAGLNRERILLLQPRGTQSAQQLTCEALRLGRSHTVVSWLNPLNATAKQQLISAAHTGDAQSLNIRLG, from the coding sequence ATGCAGCTCTTGCACACCCCACAACACACACAACTGTCGCTGTTCGAGGCCTTTATGGCTCAACCCCTTGCGCCCATCCTCAAGGAAACGGTCGAAGCGCCGTGGAGCTGCGAACCTGAGGTATTCAGTGAATTGTCGTTGCGTGGGGCTGCCGGGAGCTGCTTGAGCCTGCTGGCGCCGATCCTGCGCGAACTCAGTGAGGAGCAGGACGCGCGCTGGTTGACGCTGATCGCCCCGCCCGCCAGCCTGACCCAGGCTTGGCTGCGGGATGCCGGCCTCAACCGTGAGCGTATTCTGTTGCTGCAGCCACGGGGCACGCAAAGTGCCCAGCAGTTGACCTGCGAAGCTTTGCGCCTGGGCCGTAGCCATACGGTGGTGAGCTGGCTGAACCCGTTGAATGCAACGGCCAAGCAGCAGCTGATCAGCGCCGCGCACACGGGCGATGCGCAGAGCTTGAATATTCGACTGGGGTAA
- the lexA gene encoding transcriptional repressor LexA produces the protein MLKLTPRQAEILAFIKRCLDDNGYPPTRAEIALELGFKSPNAAEEHLKALARKGAIEMTPGASRGIRIPGFEAKADESTLPIIGRVAAGAPILAQQHVEESCNINPTFFHPRADYLLRVHGMSMKDVGIFDGDLLAVHTTREARNGQIVVARIGDEVTVKRFKREGSKVWLLAENPEFAPIEVNLKDQDLVIEGLSVGVIRR, from the coding sequence ATGCTAAAACTGACGCCACGCCAAGCTGAGATTCTGGCTTTTATCAAGCGCTGCCTTGATGACAACGGTTACCCACCGACACGCGCCGAAATTGCGCTGGAGCTGGGTTTCAAGTCTCCCAATGCTGCCGAAGAACACCTCAAGGCCCTCGCGCGCAAAGGCGCGATCGAGATGACCCCAGGGGCTTCGCGCGGTATTCGCATCCCTGGCTTCGAAGCCAAGGCCGACGAATCGACACTGCCGATCATCGGTCGAGTGGCCGCGGGTGCGCCGATCCTGGCGCAACAGCACGTCGAGGAATCCTGCAACATCAACCCGACCTTCTTCCATCCGCGCGCCGATTACCTGTTACGGGTGCACGGCATGAGCATGAAGGACGTGGGTATTTTCGATGGCGACCTGTTGGCCGTTCACACCACCCGCGAAGCCCGCAATGGCCAGATCGTCGTGGCGCGGATCGGCGATGAAGTCACCGTCAAGCGCTTCAAGCGTGAAGGCAGCAAGGTCTGGCTCCTGGCCGAAAACCCGGAGTTCGCGCCGATTGAAGTGAACCTCAAAGACCAGGACCTGGTGATCGAAGGCTTGAGTGTCGGCGTCATTCGCCGCTAA
- a CDS encoding TetR/AcrR family transcriptional regulator: protein MAQSETVERILDAAEQLFAEKGFAETSLRLITSKAGVNLAAVNYHFGSKKALIQAVFSRFLGPFCASLDRELERRQAKADNKPSLEELLEILVEQALVVQPRSGNDLSIFMRLLGLAFSQSQGHLRRYLEDMYGKVFRRYMLLVNEAAPRIPPIELFWRVHFMLGAAAFSMSGIKALRAIAETDFGVNTSIEQVMRLMVPFLAAGMRAETGVTDQAMAVAQLRPRSKSTPSLAKV, encoded by the coding sequence ATGGCCCAGTCGGAAACCGTTGAACGCATTCTCGATGCTGCCGAGCAATTGTTCGCGGAAAAAGGATTTGCTGAAACTTCATTGCGGCTGATCACCAGCAAGGCTGGGGTCAACCTCGCTGCCGTGAACTACCATTTCGGCTCGAAGAAAGCGCTGATCCAAGCGGTGTTCTCGCGCTTCCTGGGGCCGTTCTGCGCCAGTCTCGACCGCGAACTGGAGCGCCGCCAGGCCAAGGCGGATAACAAGCCAAGCCTGGAAGAGCTTTTGGAGATCCTGGTCGAGCAAGCCCTGGTGGTTCAACCGCGCAGCGGCAACGACCTATCTATCTTCATGCGTCTATTGGGCCTGGCGTTCAGTCAGAGCCAGGGCCACCTGCGTCGTTACCTGGAAGACATGTACGGCAAGGTGTTTCGTCGCTATATGTTGTTGGTCAATGAAGCTGCCCCGCGTATCCCACCCATCGAGCTGTTCTGGCGGGTGCACTTCATGCTCGGCGCTGCGGCCTTCAGCATGTCCGGGATCAAGGCACTGCGCGCGATTGCCGAGACCGATTTCGGCGTCAACACCTCCATCGAGCAGGTGATGCGCCTGATGGTGCCATTCCTCGCCGCCGGCATGCGCGCTGAAACCGGTGTGACCGATCAGGCCATGGCGGTGGCTCAATTGCGCCCGCGCAGCAAGTCCACACCCAGCCTCGCCAAGGTTTGA
- the nagZ gene encoding beta-N-acetylhexosaminidase, whose product MTAALQGSLMVDVAGTWLTAEDRHLLRQPEVGGLIIFARNIEHPRQVRELSAAIRAVRPDLLLAVDQEGGRVQRLRQGFVRLPAMRALADNPNAEYLAEQCGWIMATEVLAVGLDLSFAPVLDLDYQRSAVVGTRSFEGDPERAALLAGAFIRGMNSAGMAATGKHFPGHGWAEADSHVAIPNDERSLEQIRANDLVPFARLSKQLAAVMPAHVIYPQVDSQPAGFSRRWLQDILRGELQFDGVIFSDDLSMAGAHVVGDAASRIEAALTAGCDMGLVCNDRAAAELALTAAQRMKVTPSARIARMRGQAVASTDYKQDPRWLTALTALRDAQLIE is encoded by the coding sequence ATGACTGCTGCCCTGCAAGGTTCTTTGATGGTCGACGTTGCCGGTACCTGGCTGACGGCCGAGGACCGCCATCTGTTGCGCCAACCTGAAGTCGGCGGCTTGATCATCTTTGCGCGCAATATCGAACACCCGCGCCAGGTCCGCGAATTGAGCGCGGCGATTCGTGCGGTGCGCCCGGACCTGCTGCTGGCGGTCGACCAGGAAGGCGGCCGGGTGCAGCGCCTGCGCCAGGGGTTCGTGCGCTTGCCGGCCATGCGCGCGCTGGCGGATAACCCCAACGCCGAGTACCTGGCCGAACAATGTGGCTGGATCATGGCCACCGAAGTACTCGCCGTGGGCCTGGACCTCAGCTTCGCCCCAGTGCTCGACCTGGATTACCAGCGCAGCGCCGTGGTCGGTACCCGCTCGTTCGAAGGCGACCCCGAGCGCGCCGCCTTACTAGCCGGTGCCTTTATCCGCGGCATGAACAGCGCGGGCATGGCCGCCACCGGCAAGCACTTTCCGGGTCACGGTTGGGCCGAGGCCGATTCCCACGTCGCGATTCCCAACGACGAGCGCAGCCTGGAACAGATTCGCGCCAATGACCTGGTGCCTTTCGCACGCCTGAGCAAGCAATTGGCCGCCGTGATGCCCGCGCATGTGATCTACCCGCAAGTGGACAGCCAGCCCGCCGGCTTCTCACGCCGCTGGTTGCAGGACATCCTGCGCGGTGAGCTGCAGTTCGACGGGGTGATTTTCAGTGATGACCTGTCCATGGCCGGTGCCCATGTGGTGGGTGATGCGGCCAGTCGGATCGAGGCGGCACTCACTGCTGGTTGTGACATGGGGCTGGTGTGCAATGACCGCGCGGCTGCCGAGCTTGCACTGACTGCAGCCCAGCGAATGAAGGTCACGCCTTCGGCTCGCATTGCGCGTATGCGGGGGCAGGCGGTTGCATCGACTGATTACAAACAGGATCCACGCTGGCTGACGGCCCTCACAGCGTTGCGAGACGCTCAACTGATTGAATAA